In one Bacillus thuringiensis genomic region, the following are encoded:
- the metI gene encoding cystathionine gamma-synthase/O-acetylhomoserine thiolyase yields the protein MSTIETKLAQIGNRSETKTGTVNPPVYFSTAYRHEEIGKSTGFDYSRTGNPTRGLLERAIADLEYGEQGYACSSGMAAVLLVLSLFRSGDELIVSEDLYGGTYRLFSEHEKKWNVRCRYVNTQSIKQIEQAITTEVKAIFIETPTNPLMQVTDIAAVATVAKRHGLLLIVDNTFYTPYIQQPLTEGADIVLHSATKYLGGHNDVLSGLVVAKGKELCEEIAHYHNASGAVLSPFDSWLLIRGMKTLALRMRQHEENAKAVVAYLNDEDGVTDVFYPGRGGMISFRLKDEAWINPFLQSLSLITFAESLGGVESLMTYPATQTHADIPEEIRTANGVCNRLLRFSVGIENSNDLIQDLKQAIKLVKEGVRI from the coding sequence ATGTCAACAATCGAAACAAAACTAGCACAAATCGGAAATCGCAGTGAAACTAAAACTGGAACGGTTAATCCACCAGTTTATTTCTCAACCGCTTATCGTCACGAAGAAATTGGTAAATCTACTGGCTTTGACTATTCACGAACTGGCAATCCAACTCGCGGTCTTTTAGAACGGGCGATCGCAGACTTAGAATATGGCGAACAAGGTTATGCCTGTAGTTCAGGGATGGCGGCTGTTCTCCTCGTCCTTTCTCTATTCCGCTCTGGAGACGAACTTATTGTATCTGAAGATTTATACGGGGGAACGTATCGATTATTTTCTGAGCATGAAAAAAAGTGGAATGTTCGATGTAGATACGTAAATACACAGTCTATTAAACAAATTGAGCAAGCTATCACAACTGAAGTGAAGGCTATTTTCATAGAAACTCCAACTAATCCATTAATGCAAGTTACTGATATTGCTGCTGTCGCAACTGTAGCGAAAAGGCACGGACTACTTCTTATTGTAGACAACACATTCTACACACCTTATATACAGCAACCATTAACAGAAGGTGCTGACATTGTACTTCATAGCGCAACGAAATATTTAGGGGGACATAACGATGTACTAAGCGGGCTTGTCGTTGCAAAAGGAAAGGAACTTTGCGAGGAAATCGCTCATTATCATAATGCATCAGGTGCAGTTTTAAGTCCATTTGACTCATGGTTATTAATTCGCGGTATGAAAACGTTAGCGCTTCGCATGAGACAACACGAAGAAAATGCGAAAGCAGTTGTTGCGTATTTAAACGATGAAGACGGGGTAACAGATGTATTTTATCCAGGAAGAGGCGGCATGATTTCATTCCGCCTTAAAGATGAAGCTTGGATTAATCCATTCTTACAGTCTTTATCCTTAATTACATTTGCCGAAAGTCTTGGTGGTGTAGAAAGTTTAATGACTTATCCAGCAACGCAAACACATGCTGATATTCCTGAAGAAATTAGAACAGCAAACGGCGTATGTAATCGTCTTCTTCGATTCTCAGTTGGCATTGAAAATAGTAACGATTTAATTCAAGACTTAAAGCAAGCTATTAAACTCGTAAAAGAAGGTGTAAGAATATGA
- the metC gene encoding cystathionine beta-lyase has translation MSYSIDTLLLHNQYKHDSQTGAVNVPIYNTSTFHQFDVDTFGKYDYSRSGNPTREALEDIIALLEGGTKGFAFASGIAAISTAFLLLSQGDHVLISEDVYGGTYRVITEVLSRYGVSHTFVDMTNLEEIKQNIKPNTKLFYVETPSNPLLKVTDIREVSKLAKSIGALTFVDNTFLTPLFQKPFELGADVVLHSATKFIAGHSDVTAGLAVVKDAELAQKLGFLQNAFGAILGPQDCSLVLRGLKTLHVRLEHSAKNANKIAHYLQEHAKVQNVYYPGLQTHLGFDIQQSQATSAGAVLSFTLQSEDALRQFLSKVKLPVFAVSLGAVESILSYPAKMSHAALSQEARDERGISNSLLRLSVGLENVNDLISDFENALSYVEEPINA, from the coding sequence ATGAGCTATTCTATAGATACACTCTTACTACACAACCAATATAAACATGACTCGCAAACAGGCGCTGTGAACGTTCCTATTTATAACACATCAACTTTTCACCAGTTTGATGTAGATACGTTCGGAAAATATGACTATAGCAGGTCAGGAAACCCAACTCGTGAAGCTCTTGAAGATATCATTGCTTTATTAGAAGGCGGAACAAAAGGATTCGCCTTTGCATCAGGCATTGCAGCGATTTCCACTGCATTCCTCCTTCTTTCACAAGGTGATCACGTACTCATTTCTGAAGATGTATACGGAGGCACTTACCGAGTGATAACTGAGGTACTCTCCCGTTACGGTGTTTCACATACATTTGTTGATATGACCAATTTAGAAGAAATAAAACAAAACATTAAACCAAATACAAAGCTCTTTTATGTAGAAACACCTTCTAACCCACTTTTAAAAGTGACAGATATTCGCGAGGTTTCTAAACTCGCAAAGTCTATTGGCGCTCTTACTTTTGTTGATAATACATTTTTGACACCACTATTCCAAAAACCATTTGAACTTGGAGCTGATGTCGTTCTTCATAGTGCTACAAAATTTATTGCTGGTCATAGTGATGTTACTGCCGGATTAGCAGTAGTAAAAGATGCAGAACTCGCTCAAAAGCTTGGATTTTTACAAAATGCATTCGGTGCTATTTTAGGGCCTCAAGATTGTTCTCTCGTACTTCGCGGTCTAAAAACATTACATGTACGCCTCGAGCATTCAGCTAAAAATGCCAATAAAATTGCACATTATTTACAAGAGCACGCTAAAGTACAAAATGTCTATTATCCGGGATTACAAACACATCTCGGATTTGATATTCAACAATCTCAAGCAACATCAGCTGGCGCGGTCTTGTCGTTTACTTTGCAGTCTGAAGATGCACTCCGCCAATTTTTATCAAAAGTAAAATTACCTGTTTTTGCAGTTAGTTTAGGAGCTGTAGAGTCTATTCTTTCTTATCCAGCAAAAATGTCACATGCAGCACTGTCGCAAGAAGCTCGTGATGAAAGAGGAATCTCTAATTCATTACTTCGGTTATCAGTCGGTCTTGAAAATGTTAACGATTTAATATCCGATTTTGAAAATGCCCTTTCTTATGTAGAAGAACCTATAAATGCATAG
- a CDS encoding cysteine hydrolase family protein: protein MVTCADILIVIDLQNGVCYSGEHLFDLQNLLTKVNKRISSYRKLNKPILFVQHCDDDLVPEKELWTIHTDLDVQEQDFFVRKTHANSFYKTNLKEILDQLSVNRIEFCGAQTEYCMDATIKFAHGLGYENFMEQKTTSTLNNPFMSAKETIDFYENIWNHRFLTLLKDEF from the coding sequence ATGGTTACTTGTGCAGATATTTTAATCGTTATCGATTTACAAAATGGCGTATGTTATAGCGGAGAGCATTTATTTGATTTACAGAACTTACTAACAAAAGTAAATAAAAGAATTTCTTCATACAGAAAATTAAATAAACCAATCCTTTTTGTTCAACATTGTGATGATGATTTAGTACCCGAGAAAGAACTTTGGACTATTCATACCGATCTAGATGTTCAAGAACAAGATTTTTTTGTAAGAAAAACACATGCAAATTCATTTTATAAAACAAACTTAAAAGAAATTTTAGATCAATTATCTGTAAATCGCATTGAATTTTGTGGTGCCCAAACAGAGTACTGTATGGATGCTACGATTAAGTTTGCCCACGGGCTGGGATACGAAAACTTTATGGAACAGAAAACAACCTCTACGTTGAATAATCCTTTTATGTCCGCAAAAGAGACAATTGATTTTTACGAGAACATATGGAATCACAGATTTTTAACGTTGCTAAAAGATGAATTTTAG
- a CDS encoding ArsR/SmtB family transcription factor, translated as MLETFQKELELYESNAELLKVLAHPVRLCIVKGLIERGPSNVSTMYTGLNMPQSTISQHLAKLKSAKIVSSERKGLEIYYKVENETIIQLVRVLLG; from the coding sequence ATGTTAGAAACCTTTCAAAAAGAATTAGAACTATATGAAAGTAATGCAGAATTATTAAAAGTGCTAGCTCATCCTGTTCGTTTATGTATCGTAAAAGGATTAATCGAGCGCGGTCCAAGCAACGTTTCTACAATGTATACTGGATTAAACATGCCACAATCTACAATTTCACAGCATTTAGCAAAATTAAAAAGCGCTAAAATCGTTTCTAGTGAAAGAAAAGGATTAGAAATTTATTACAAAGTAGAGAACGAAACAATAATTCAACTCGTTCGCGTATTATTAGGTTAG
- a CDS encoding class I SAM-dependent methyltransferase: MGMELILREWMGKEKDYSISYSTYMNLVLYTEGHGYYMKEREKIGRQGDFFTSSNVSSVFAKTFAKLFIRLVENGEVAPNICEIGGGTGKFAYDVLQEWKQLSPKTFIDLNYSMIEVSPFHRKLQQEHLGSFSNVSYYTSYSEMGDSFEGILFSNELFDAFPVEIIEKRNGMLYEVRITYTEEGNLSEVCRPLDKRIGRYLLKYNIHIAEGQRFEVPIVMEDYIKEIAKWFQRGICITVDYGYTKEEWMHPAHREGSLRGYYQHKLIRNPLAHPGEMDLTTHIHWDELKEMFSMQGMSAVWHKKQSEFLLAAGILEQLTSHQDMNPFSETQKQNRAVRSMILNGGVGSSFDVVIHTKDMQHLHLDRYVTI, translated from the coding sequence ATGGGAATGGAGCTCATTTTAAGAGAATGGATGGGGAAAGAAAAGGATTATTCAATTTCATATAGTACGTATATGAACCTTGTATTGTATACAGAAGGTCATGGATATTATATGAAAGAACGTGAAAAGATTGGAAGACAAGGTGATTTTTTTACAAGTAGCAACGTATCCTCTGTGTTTGCAAAAACTTTTGCTAAACTTTTTATTCGTCTTGTTGAAAATGGTGAAGTTGCTCCGAATATTTGTGAAATTGGTGGAGGAACAGGGAAGTTTGCCTATGATGTTTTACAAGAATGGAAGCAATTATCTCCAAAAACCTTTATTGATTTAAACTATTCAATGATTGAAGTGAGCCCTTTTCATAGAAAATTACAGCAGGAGCACCTTGGCTCATTTTCTAATGTATCGTACTATACCTCTTATAGTGAAATGGGAGATTCTTTCGAGGGAATTCTTTTTTCGAATGAGTTGTTTGATGCATTTCCTGTTGAAATAATTGAGAAAAGAAATGGTATGTTGTATGAAGTGCGTATTACATATACAGAGGAAGGAAACCTTTCGGAAGTATGTAGGCCGTTAGATAAAAGAATTGGTCGCTATTTATTGAAATATAATATTCATATTGCTGAAGGGCAACGTTTTGAAGTACCAATTGTGATGGAGGATTATATAAAAGAAATTGCGAAATGGTTTCAAAGAGGTATATGTATTACAGTTGATTACGGATACACAAAAGAAGAATGGATGCATCCAGCACACCGTGAAGGAAGTTTGCGAGGGTATTATCAGCACAAGCTAATACGTAATCCACTAGCTCATCCAGGTGAAATGGATCTTACTACTCATATTCATTGGGACGAGCTAAAGGAGATGTTTAGTATGCAAGGAATGAGTGCAGTATGGCATAAGAAACAATCTGAGTTCTTGTTAGCTGCAGGGATATTAGAACAGCTTACGAGCCATCAAGATATGAATCCTTTTTCTGAAACGCAAAAACAAAATCGAGCAGTTCGTTCTATGATTTTAAATGGAGGAGTAGGGAGTTCGTTTGATGTTGTTATACATACAAAAGATATGCAACATTTACATTTGGATCGGTATGTAACAATATAA
- a CDS encoding MBL fold metallo-hydrolase, whose protein sequence is MKWIQMPLGPLQTNAYILMNDQKECIIFDPGHEGEKLVTYLQEEQLKPLAVLLTHAHFDHIGAVDAVRDAFHIPVYVHKEEADWLGDATVNGSQIFMMNRSITAKPADHIIDAEGTLTIGSFNFEIFETPGHSPGSISYYSKEANAVFSGDVLFQMSIGRTDLPGGSFAELIGSIEEKLFVLPDETAVLCGHGPETSIGFEKENNPFLQ, encoded by the coding sequence ATGAAATGGATACAAATGCCGTTAGGCCCATTACAAACAAATGCTTATATTTTAATGAACGATCAAAAAGAGTGCATTATCTTTGACCCTGGTCATGAAGGTGAAAAGCTCGTTACATATTTACAAGAAGAACAATTAAAACCATTGGCTGTTTTATTAACACATGCTCATTTTGATCATATCGGTGCTGTTGATGCGGTAAGAGACGCTTTTCATATTCCTGTGTACGTACATAAAGAAGAAGCAGATTGGTTAGGAGATGCAACTGTAAACGGCTCTCAAATTTTTATGATGAACCGCAGTATTACAGCAAAACCGGCGGATCATATTATTGATGCAGAAGGTACATTAACAATTGGATCATTTAATTTTGAAATTTTTGAGACACCAGGACATTCTCCAGGAAGTATTTCTTATTATAGTAAAGAGGCGAATGCTGTATTCTCAGGAGATGTATTGTTCCAAATGAGCATTGGAAGAACAGATTTACCTGGTGGAAGTTTCGCTGAATTAATTGGAAGTATTGAAGAGAAATTATTTGTATTACCAGATGAAACAGCGGTGCTATGTGGACATGGTCCAGAAACAAGCATTGGCTTTGAAAAAGAAAATAATCCGTTTTTACAATAA
- a CDS encoding DUF2759 domain-containing protein — MGLVIIFTLVTLLAVFATLRTLREKNFFASGFAIATVLVFGWFTIMTVLYNGYPPAA; from the coding sequence ATGGGCCTTGTTATTATTTTTACACTTGTCACTCTGTTAGCTGTATTCGCTACGCTTAGAACACTTCGTGAAAAAAACTTTTTCGCAAGCGGCTTTGCAATTGCAACTGTACTCGTTTTCGGATGGTTTACGATCATGACTGTTCTATATAACGGGTATCCACCAGCAGCTTAA
- the glcK gene encoding glucokinase → MEEKWLVGVDLGGTTIKLAFINVYGEILHKWEIPTNTGEQGKHITLDVAKAIDKKLEELGELKSKLIGIGMGAPGPVHVASGMIYEAVNLGWKNYPLKDLLEVETGLPVVIDNDANLAALGEMWKGAGEGAKDLICMTLGTGVGGGVIANGEIVHGVSGAAGEIGHITVVTENAFPCNCGKSGCLETVASATGIVRVAMQKIQETNKESMLRSMLAEEGRITSKDVFEALGQGDELAGEVVEKVASYLGLAVANLSSTLNPEKIVIGGGVSKAGDALLEPIQRYFEQYAFSRAVKSTKLAIATLGNDAGVIGGAWLVKKHKYEAKMI, encoded by the coding sequence ATGGAAGAGAAATGGTTAGTTGGTGTTGACCTTGGTGGTACAACGATTAAATTAGCATTTATTAATGTATACGGTGAAATTTTACATAAGTGGGAAATCCCTACGAATACAGGTGAGCAAGGAAAACATATTACACTTGATGTTGCGAAAGCAATTGATAAAAAGCTAGAAGAATTAGGCGAATTGAAGAGCAAGTTAATTGGTATTGGTATGGGGGCTCCTGGTCCTGTACATGTGGCATCTGGAATGATTTATGAAGCGGTTAATTTAGGGTGGAAAAATTATCCACTAAAAGATTTATTAGAAGTAGAAACAGGATTACCTGTTGTTATTGATAATGATGCAAACTTAGCAGCGCTTGGTGAAATGTGGAAAGGTGCTGGTGAAGGTGCAAAAGATTTAATTTGTATGACACTTGGTACGGGCGTTGGTGGTGGTGTAATCGCCAATGGTGAGATTGTACACGGCGTGAGTGGTGCTGCTGGTGAGATTGGACATATTACAGTAGTTACAGAAAATGCTTTCCCATGTAATTGCGGGAAGTCTGGTTGCTTAGAAACAGTAGCATCTGCGACAGGTATTGTACGTGTTGCTATGCAAAAAATACAAGAGACTAATAAAGAGAGCATGTTGCGTTCTATGTTAGCTGAAGAAGGACGTATTACATCAAAAGATGTCTTTGAAGCACTTGGACAAGGTGATGAATTAGCAGGAGAAGTAGTAGAAAAAGTAGCTTCTTATTTAGGATTAGCTGTAGCGAACCTTTCTAGTACGTTGAACCCAGAGAAAATTGTTATTGGTGGAGGCGTGTCTAAAGCTGGAGATGCGCTATTAGAACCAATTCAACGCTATTTCGAGCAATATGCTTTCTCACGTGCTGTAAAGAGCACGAAGTTAGCTATTGCAACACTTGGTAATGATGCAGGTGTTATCGGAGGAGCTTGGCTTGTAAAAAAGCACAAATACGAAGCGAAGATGATATAA
- a CDS encoding YqgQ family protein, translating to MVSIYDIQQLLKKFGTIIYTGDRIADLQLMQDELRELNQSQLIDPQDYQTALFLLKQEIQKELNKN from the coding sequence ATGGTATCTATTTATGATATTCAGCAATTGCTAAAGAAATTTGGTACGATTATTTATACGGGAGATCGAATTGCAGATTTACAATTAATGCAAGATGAATTGCGTGAATTAAATCAATCACAGCTAATCGATCCACAAGACTATCAAACAGCTTTATTTTTATTGAAGCAAGAAATTCAAAAAGAGCTAAATAAGAATTAG
- a CDS encoding 5-formyltetrahydrofolate cyclo-ligase, translated as MKVEKVRLRKQIIEHMNSLSEEQYTTLSEQIAFSLYAQKEWVEAKTIGITLSMENEVNTYPIIEKAWEEGKKVVVPKCNKGTRTMSFRQINNFDQLETVYMNLREPIPGLTEEVNMDEIDLQIVPGVAYTERGERIGYGGGYYDRYLVHYKGKTLSLAYDFQMVKHIPVEPFDKNIEKIITEKGTILINKLV; from the coding sequence GTGAAAGTAGAGAAAGTACGTTTACGTAAACAAATAATAGAACACATGAATTCTTTATCAGAAGAACAGTATACAACTTTATCAGAACAGATTGCATTTTCGTTGTATGCGCAAAAAGAGTGGGTTGAAGCTAAAACAATTGGAATTACTCTTTCAATGGAAAATGAAGTGAATACATATCCTATTATCGAAAAAGCTTGGGAAGAAGGAAAGAAAGTTGTAGTTCCTAAGTGTAATAAAGGAACAAGAACGATGTCTTTCCGGCAAATTAATAATTTTGATCAATTAGAAACGGTGTATATGAATTTACGTGAACCGATTCCTGGGCTTACGGAAGAAGTGAATATGGATGAAATTGATCTTCAAATTGTGCCGGGCGTAGCTTATACAGAACGAGGAGAGCGAATTGGGTACGGCGGTGGCTATTATGATCGTTATCTCGTGCATTATAAAGGGAAAACGCTATCATTAGCGTATGATTTTCAAATGGTAAAACACATTCCGGTAGAGCCATTTGATAAAAACATAGAAAAAATTATTACAGAAAAAGGAACAATACTTATAAATAAGCTTGTATAG
- the rpmG gene encoding 50S ribosomal protein L33: MRVNITLACTECGDRNYISKKNKRNNAERIELKKYCKRDKKSTLHRETK, translated from the coding sequence ATGCGTGTGAATATTACTCTAGCATGTACAGAATGCGGAGATCGTAACTATATCTCAAAGAAAAATAAACGTAACAACGCTGAGCGTATCGAGCTTAAAAAGTATTGCAAGCGTGACAAGAAGTCTACGTTACACCGTGAAACAAAGTAA
- a CDS encoding sugar phosphate nucleotidyltransferase: protein MKGVILAGGKGRRLRPLTCNTPKPMLPLLEKPVLEYNIELLRQHGIREIAITVQYMSTTIKQYFGDGSKWGVNLYYFEDSPPLGTAGSIKQAEQFLDETFVVISGDALTDFQLSEGIGFHEQKKRMVTMFVKEVENPLSFGLVVMNKDQEVTRYIEKPGWNEVVSNVVNTGIYIMEPEIFSYIPPRQFFDFSHDVFPLLANKNVLFAYLSEGYWLDIGTFNQYRQAQFDLLTKKLQVPIPYTEVLPMVWMGEGVTIGKGTKIHGPSFIGEGAKIGTGAVIEPYSIIGKNSIVSNYSHLQKSIVFANAHIGKYCELLETTIGERTIVEDDVTLFQKSVVADHCHIGRSTVIKQKGKLWPYKAIDSHSIVGAAGIQESEMSAGWLQKSRIVGRGNVEITPQFIVKIAMAYGSLFTKGESILIGSQENIETTSYKNLFLHAIHGIGIHTMECKEMNESLFQYSVHHLQCAGGVFIQVENGNEIVIKLYGQAGMPLTYKQQKEIEQVYMSELFYYVHEKEMGRNKLVHVSMNEYIEVILEHIDIEKIQMQKFHLLINKRNDTLQHLLMLFLQRLGCTVTWIYASEQKDHVKALMKSSKANMALMFSEQGNHFELYDKHSNIYQGTDLEEVDIPDFLLESTGNIYPMSLKLGECYLLFYTQDERKSFQVRWKRDILYRIGKLFELIALQGKTFLSIVEQSPPLYLLYDEVVCSWNEKGEIMRKLLDDMERKGEGIFEGVQFKYTEKEWSYIVSDTKQPKFLVYSHARNPVIARENMKNLIEKIRQYQKV, encoded by the coding sequence ATGAAGGGGGTTATTTTAGCTGGAGGAAAAGGAAGACGCCTTAGGCCATTAACATGTAATACTCCAAAGCCGATGTTACCATTATTAGAAAAACCAGTTTTAGAATATAATATTGAGTTATTACGCCAGCATGGTATTCGTGAAATTGCAATTACTGTTCAATATATGAGTACGACCATTAAGCAATATTTTGGTGACGGTAGTAAATGGGGAGTTAACTTGTATTATTTTGAAGACTCTCCTCCGCTTGGCACAGCAGGGAGTATTAAACAAGCAGAACAATTTTTAGATGAAACATTTGTTGTGATAAGCGGGGATGCATTAACTGACTTTCAATTATCAGAAGGAATTGGGTTTCATGAACAAAAGAAAAGAATGGTAACAATGTTTGTGAAAGAAGTAGAAAATCCACTCTCATTTGGATTGGTTGTAATGAATAAAGACCAGGAGGTTACACGATATATAGAAAAGCCGGGCTGGAATGAGGTAGTATCTAATGTTGTGAATACAGGCATATATATTATGGAACCAGAAATCTTTTCTTACATACCGCCTAGGCAATTTTTTGATTTCAGTCATGATGTGTTTCCGCTATTGGCAAACAAAAATGTGTTATTCGCATATTTGTCAGAAGGTTATTGGTTAGATATCGGCACATTTAATCAATATCGACAAGCACAATTTGATTTGTTAACGAAAAAGTTACAAGTACCTATTCCTTATACGGAAGTATTACCGATGGTATGGATGGGAGAAGGGGTGACGATTGGTAAAGGGACGAAAATTCATGGCCCCTCTTTTATTGGAGAAGGAGCAAAGATTGGTACAGGAGCTGTAATTGAGCCATATTCTATTATTGGGAAAAATAGTATCGTTTCAAATTATTCTCATCTTCAAAAGAGTATTGTTTTTGCAAATGCCCACATTGGGAAGTATTGTGAACTATTAGAAACGACAATAGGAGAGCGTACAATAGTTGAAGATGATGTTACACTGTTTCAAAAAAGCGTTGTAGCGGATCACTGTCATATCGGGAGAAGTACGGTAATTAAGCAAAAAGGAAAACTATGGCCTTATAAGGCGATTGATAGTCATTCGATAGTAGGAGCGGCTGGTATTCAAGAGAGTGAAATGAGTGCAGGGTGGTTACAAAAAAGCCGCATTGTAGGAAGAGGGAATGTTGAAATTACTCCCCAGTTTATCGTGAAGATTGCGATGGCGTATGGTTCTCTTTTTACAAAAGGAGAAAGTATATTAATTGGAAGTCAAGAAAATATAGAAACAACCTCTTATAAAAATTTATTTTTACATGCTATTCATGGTATAGGGATTCATACGATGGAATGTAAAGAAATGAACGAGTCACTTTTTCAATATAGTGTTCATCATTTGCAATGTGCAGGTGGTGTTTTCATTCAAGTGGAGAATGGGAATGAGATTGTTATAAAGTTATACGGTCAAGCTGGCATGCCGTTAACGTATAAGCAGCAAAAAGAGATAGAACAAGTATATATGTCCGAATTGTTTTATTACGTGCATGAGAAAGAAATGGGGCGTAATAAGCTGGTTCATGTTTCTATGAATGAGTATATAGAAGTTATATTGGAGCATATTGATATCGAGAAAATACAGATGCAGAAGTTTCATCTTCTTATTAATAAGAGAAATGATACGTTGCAACATTTACTCATGCTCTTTCTGCAAAGACTTGGTTGTACAGTTACATGGATTTATGCAAGCGAACAAAAAGATCATGTGAAAGCTTTGATGAAATCAAGTAAAGCGAATATGGCTCTTATGTTTTCTGAGCAAGGAAATCATTTCGAGTTATACGATAAACATAGTAATATTTACCAAGGTACAGATTTGGAAGAGGTAGATATTCCGGATTTCTTACTCGAATCGACAGGAAATATTTACCCAATGTCTTTGAAGTTAGGAGAATGTTATCTTCTATTTTATACGCAGGATGAAAGAAAGTCGTTTCAAGTAAGGTGGAAGCGAGATATTTTATATCGAATTGGAAAATTATTTGAGCTAATAGCATTGCAAGGAAAAACGTTTCTCAGCATAGTAGAGCAATCACCTCCGCTCTATTTACTTTATGATGAAGTGGTATGTTCATGGAATGAAAAAGGAGAAATTATGAGGAAATTATTGGATGATATGGAAAGGAAGGGAGAAGGTATATTTGAAGGAGTACAGTTCAAATATACTGAAAAAGAGTGGTCTTATATCGTTTCTGACACAAAACAACCAAAGTTTTTGGTGTATTCACATGCTAGAAACCCAGTAATAGCAAGGGAAAACATGAAAAATCTTATAGAAAAAATTAGACAATATCAAAAGGTGTAG
- the phoU gene encoding phosphate signaling complex protein PhoU translates to MVREQFQGDLKALQQKVIELGELANAALLIAMEGLHTRDVEKALEVIDGDYRMDNLEEEINDLALMLITKQQPVASDLRRIFISIKTATDLERIADHAVNIAKATIRLGEKEVAVSLHNLDEMFAVANEMLHLALEAYEQENLTFAKQIAEMDDSVDEIYGKAIREFISSVPEQPEAITQITQLSFVARYIERVADHITNIAENVFYLVKGKHYLLNE, encoded by the coding sequence ATGGTAAGAGAACAGTTTCAAGGTGATTTAAAAGCGTTACAGCAAAAGGTGATCGAGCTTGGAGAATTAGCAAATGCGGCTTTATTGATTGCTATGGAAGGTCTGCATACAAGGGATGTAGAGAAAGCGTTAGAGGTCATTGATGGTGATTACCGCATGGATAATTTAGAAGAGGAAATAAACGATCTTGCACTTATGCTCATTACGAAGCAGCAACCTGTAGCAAGTGACTTAAGAAGGATTTTTATTTCAATTAAAACAGCGACAGATTTAGAGCGTATTGCAGATCATGCTGTTAATATTGCAAAGGCTACAATTCGTCTTGGGGAAAAAGAAGTGGCTGTTAGTTTGCACAACCTGGATGAAATGTTTGCGGTTGCAAATGAGATGTTGCATTTAGCGTTAGAAGCATATGAACAAGAAAATTTAACTTTTGCGAAACAAATTGCTGAAATGGATGATTCCGTTGATGAAATATATGGAAAAGCAATTCGTGAGTTTATATCTTCAGTTCCGGAACAACCAGAAGCAATTACGCAAATTACACAATTATCATTTGTCGCGAGATATATTGAGCGTGTAGCAGATCATATTACAAATATTGCTGAAAATGTCTTTTATTTAGTAAAAGGAAAGCATTATTTATTGAATGAGTAG